AAATAGCCGGTATCAAAGCGCGCTATTCGGCAAAAATGAAAGAGGCCACCTCCCATCTGGCGGAAGCCGAAGCCATCGATTCTCAAATTAAGGCCTACTATGTTGCAGCCACAGATTATTCGATCGTAGAGAAACTCCATCTGCAATTACAGTCTGAATTGAATGAACTGATCAACTCCATTCAGCTTTCAAAATAAAGATACAACCCAAAAGCATTCTATTTCTGACGGGGCTCAGCAGTCTAATGCAAGCTAAGTCCCGTTTGAAATTGAATCGGCTTCCACTTCTCCTATGGCCTTCTCCAAAACGACTGTGCGTATGGGACTGCAACGAAGTGCTCTCCCTTTATTCATGAATACATCTCTCTTATCTGCGTGTACAATCGCCGTTTTCTCGTAGATGCGAGACACACTATAACGTGTGTCGTGTAGAGATATATTTAATTACGGTGACCGATTGCATTCAAAATTCGCCCTATAGATGATACGGTTCCCCGTATCATCTATAGGGCGAATTTTGGTGCGACTAAACGGTAAGCCTTTCGAAACCGCCCATCCGATCACCGGATTGGCGGTTCTTACTTCCTACTTCTCCTGCTCCTTTATCACCTGCTCAATCCCGAGCAGAATCAGCTTCAAGCCGAACTCGAACGCCTTGTCGGTCCCCATCAGTTCGAACAGCCCGTTCGCGAACATTCTCCGGAACAGTCCCGCATCCGTCTCGCTCATGGAATCCAGAAGGCGAGTCATTTCCTCACCCGGAAGCGCTCCCGCTCCATGGTCCTTAAGAATCGCGGAGACATTGCGCTGGTGCTCATAATCGTCCAGAACGAAGTTGAAGACATAATTCATAATCGTAAGAACCGCTTGTATTTTTTGCTCTTGCTCAAGCGGCGTCGATTCCACGCAAAGCAGCATACGGTTGGTGAACCGGATGATGTCCGGTTCGTGGGGCAGCGTCGACATCATGAGCTGCGTGGAGCAAGGATACCGGCTGAGCACGCTTCGGACCGTTACCGCAAGCCCCTTTAGCTGCTCCTTCCAGTCCCCATCGGAGTGGTACTCCTCCAGAATGATTTTCGATACCTGGTTGGCCAGACGCTGGTAGAGATTCTGCTTGCTCTTAAAGTACCAGTATATAGAGGGAGCCTGAATCCCAAGCCTAACGGCCAATCGTCTCATGCTGAATTTCTCGATCCCCTCCTCACCAAGTAACTCCCACGAGGCTTCCAAAATCCTATCCTCCGAAATCTGAGGTTGCTGTTTTTTCATCGTTATCCGCCCTTTTATCTAACAGTGTAAGTTTATACTTTACAGGTTCATAGGTTCATGATATCATCTAACACTGTAAGGTTCAAACTAACACTGTAAGATTGAACTCAAAATAAATAAAGAAAGTAGTGACCCGCATGGATGCAGAAAACCTCCATTACTTTGAAAAAGCCCCGGTCGGAA
Above is a window of Paenibacillus sp. FSL K6-1330 DNA encoding:
- a CDS encoding TetR/AcrR family transcriptional regulator C-terminal domain-containing protein, yielding MKKQQPQISEDRILEASWELLGEEGIEKFSMRRLAVRLGIQAPSIYWYFKSKQNLYQRLANQVSKIILEEYHSDGDWKEQLKGLAVTVRSVLSRYPCSTQLMMSTLPHEPDIIRFTNRMLLCVESTPLEQEQKIQAVLTIMNYVFNFVLDDYEHQRNVSAILKDHGAGALPGEEMTRLLDSMSETDAGLFRRMFANGLFELMGTDKAFEFGLKLILLGIEQVIKEQEK